The following coding sequences lie in one Labeo rohita strain BAU-BD-2019 unplaced genomic scaffold, IGBB_LRoh.1.0 scaffold_618, whole genome shotgun sequence genomic window:
- the LOC127161335 gene encoding zinc-alpha-2-glycoprotein, with translation MSGGFSGELGLEFSFFLILSLACIRCDQYERHHLQFVYTVLTKPDGFSGPVFSAVGLYDDRRISHYSNEEQTWKRDSSDAEIWRYTEEPRDSRDWFINLVNTLTNCTSSRCDGLHTLQRRIGCEVEKHPDGSMMNVNAFDEYRHDGEDFIAFNFETMQWMEKSPKAKETNMKWKNQQPRRQVLKMELTNCMVCVSTFNDSVRAPPALYMFASEVPHDKSKLILTCLATGFYPKHTEMNVTQNNITLQPFSSTGVRPNNNQTFQMRTSVEINKDEKQGYECHALHSGQTFVKSWDANLEIKGIICHQD, from the exons AAAGACACCATCTCCAGTTTGTTTACACCGTCCTCACCAAACCTGATGGGTTCTCCGGTCCTGTGTTCAGTGCAGTGGGTCTGTATGACGACAGACGGATCTCTCACTACAGTAATGAAGAACAAACCTGGAAAAGAGACAGTTCAGATGCAGAAATCTGGAGATATACCGAAGAACCTCGTGATTCTAGAGACTGGTTTATAAATCTGGTTAACACTCTGACGAACTGCACAAGCTCCAGATGTGATG ggCTCCATACTCTACAGAGGAGAATCGGCTGTGAGGTGGAAAAACATCCCGATGGATCAATGATGAATGTGAATGCATTTGATGAGTACAGACATGATGGAGAGGATTTTATTGCCTTTAATTTTGAAACAATGCAGTGGATGGAGAAAAGTCCAAAGGCAAAAGAAACCAACATGAAGTGGAAAAATCAACAACCTCGCAGACAAGTCCTCAAGATGGAGCTCACAAACTGCATGGTCTGCGTCTCCACATTTAATGATTCAGTCAGAG ctcCACCAGCTCTTTACATGTTTGCATCTGAAGTTCCTCATGACAAAAGCAAACTGATTCTGACCTGTCTGGCCACTGGTTTCTACCCCAAACACACGGAGATGAACGTCACACAAAACAACATCACACTCCAACCATTCAGCTCTACTGGAGTCAGACCCAACAATAACCAGACCTTTCAGATGAGAACCAGTGTGGAGATAAACAAAGATGAGAAACAGGGTTATGAGTGTCACGCCCTTCACAGCGGTCAGACATTTGTAAAATCATGGG ATGCAAACTTGgaaattaaagggataatttGTCACCAGGATTAG